A genomic region of Pelodiscus sinensis isolate JC-2024 chromosome 1, ASM4963464v1, whole genome shotgun sequence contains the following coding sequences:
- the PTHLH gene encoding parathyroid hormone-related protein produces MFTKLFQHWSFAVFLLSYSVPCSGRSVEGISRRLKRAVSEHQLLHDKGKSIQDLRRRIFLQNLIEGVNTAEIRATSEVSPNPKPPTNTKNYPVRFGNEDEGKYLTQETNKAQTYKEQPLKTPGKKKKPKPGKRKEQEKKKRRVRSAWPNSRGSHF; encoded by the exons ATGTTCACTAAGCTGTTCCAGCATTGGAGTTTCGCAGTCTTCCTGCTGAGTTATTCTGTCCCCTGTTCTGGGAGATCAGTGGAGGGGATTAGCCGCCGACT CAAAAGAGCTGTATCAGAGCATCAGCTATTGCATGACAAAGGGAAGTCTATCCAAGATCTACGAAGGAGGATCTTCCTTCAAAATCTCATTGAAGGTGTTAACACAGCGGAGATCCGAGCTACTTCAGAAGTTTCTCCAAATCCTAAGCCTCCGACTAACACAAAGAACTACCCTGTCCGATTTGGCAATGAAGATGAGGGCAAATACCTAACTCAGGAGACAAACAAAGCTCAGACATACAAAGAGCAGCCCCTGAAGACaccaggaaagaaaaagaaaccaaagcctGGAAAACGCAaggaacaagaaaagaaaaagagacgAGTTCGCTCAGCATGGCCAAATTCTAGAGGATCCCACTTTTGA